AATTAGTTGGTTTTATGGGTAACATATCCCATGTGTTTTCTTGTAGGGTGGATAGTTAATTGCTTCATTGGTTAACTGAACCCTCCTACTGCAACTTGTTTTCCTTACAATTCAAATACAGCCCACTTTATAAGGCTAGAATGAAACAGTAATTTTgagaataaaatttacaaacatgtcAAAGAATATTTGTAATTTACTAGAATGTGTGCTTTGtgcaagtgactgaaaattgtgaTGATTGTGGTCTGTGTAGTCAGTCACAGCAATTAAAGTCATTATGGACGAGACacgacaaaaatgaaaaaaaaaaaaaaaacattaaaaaatattcttataAATTTATGCAAGATAACATTCCATGTACCTGAAATATGAACCTTGGACCAATGTGTCAAAACAATGCCAGAATGCTGTAAATATGCACTCAGGTTGTTAATAATGGTGATTTCCAGATTTGACTCAAATTTTGATCTCTCGAAGATTTATAAAGGACCCATGAACTTCCGAGTTATGAAGAGTCAAAATCTTCACCAACCGACACCCCCACACCACTATGTAATATGCCAGAAATTACATGTGCAACCAACACATACAATTATTTACTTGACACAATCCTTACATACTGCGGACACAAATAATTTATGTACATCAGGTGTAGTGAATGGAACATGTTATTATATTGTATCCGTATAAGTcatatttctgttgaaatctgtTTTCTAATGTACACACGTGATtcagtattttgaaaattaatttttgcgtAAATCAACTTAACCAAAagtacccccacccccaccccaaaacCATCAAGCATGAGAGGGGCTGCCATTTTTCTCCAACAATGTACTTTGTAACATTTCTTCAATCATCAATGGGCCTTGGCATATGACTACTTGCGGTAAACGACTGACATAATTTACCAATCTTAATGCAGCAAAATTTCTAAGGATTGTGTTGACTTTTTCATTGCACTACCGTCTCCAAAGCATTGTTTTATAGACAACACCAATTCCATTATCAATTGAGtgtaacaaacaaaaacacctaCAAGTCCAGTTCTAGTTTAAGTCGTTACAAAATTGTTTTAGATAGTCAACTAAGTCTGAATaagtgtaaatgattgttttcaatGCCTAAGGGGACATGTaatcattttattgataaacCTCTTTCAACAATGTACCAGAATTCAGAACGATGCATATATTGTTCACTCATATAAGCTctaaactatattttttttttgtaatggtATTTATATATCCAGTCTTAATTATTTTgagacatatatattattactacagtaacttgatcctaagagtcggatcacgtcgagttgacaggcgcggatcatcagatcacacgagacacgaagcgtcgagtttgatctgatgatccgcgcctgtcaacgagacgtaatccaactcttcggatcaagttactgtagtaatgataaatttattatatacccccttctgccttttaaatccacatttatacgataataaatgtaatccaaattatcaaaaacacagacataccatgagattatgttttgtgtacgcagttctgttttgtgacgcggtcaatattttccacaaataacgttgcgttgtgTACTGTGACATCATTGTGACGGCTTCAGTTCCAGAGGATAccgatacggaatcagaaaaccacagtgtggtgatccggaaaaccagATCACAcactgtgaaatccacagtatcaacgaacgatacattgatgggtatataataaatttatatataaagaATGGAACCCATATGCttaaaaaatcaatcatttcatagCAAATACACATTATTCTATTTGCTATTAAATAAAAGGGTGTCGTGTGGCTAATTTAAACCCCCCTATAGCCTTgtttaaatatagaatagagcgGGTCAATTCATGACGAGCCTCTGGAGGTCGTaagtttttttattttcacttttaaatacaTGAAAATCCTAAAATAAGttatagaataagaaaaaatataaaatattgcaGTGAATGTTAAATATCGTGAcggaaaatgaaaacatttcacaaCCATATTCAACAACATTAAAACCCATGACAGTCCATGCTCTCCGATTCAGAAACTGACGATGCATCAACGCATGCCATGTGCTCACGATAACTTTCGGTAGGTCGAAGCTTTTGTATACATTGAAAGGACAGAAATACAAAGAATATAATATCAAAAGGGCATAATGGAGTAAAATGACATATAAACATACCCTTTTTGTCGGATGACAATCATGACACATTGCTGTAGCCGTAAACTTTGCAATAACACCAAGTGGCCAATGCATCCATCTTCTTCGACATTGTGTCGTGACAAGCTCGCATGAGACGCCGATTTCGAGGTGCGCATGCGTGGACTTCAACCGGGTGGAATGAATGACAAGGCCGTTTTAATGTTTATGTAGATTAATTATTTGATATACGAGCTTCAATattatttattacataattgcatgatataacaataaaattgTTCGTAAATTTTAACAACATCATCTCTTATTATGGAATATTTGTTATCAGACGtcagaaataaatctgattgtgacgtcatattaccTATTTTCGCGGATTTTTCACTCTCATAATATCTAGACCTGCCTTAACAGTGCTGCGTTTAGCAATGCTTCGAACCTGGTGGTCCATATTTAGCATAGAATCAAAAAAGATTCCTAGGTTTTTCACACACGATGAAACGTTGATTTTGGTTCCGTCAAAGTTGATGctgaattcattaaaataactagttctaattgtaacggggaccgttacatatgttccccaaacctcccccaatagTCCATTTTCGAGTTACCGTATTCCGGCAGAATTCTAACATTTACTTTGTACTTAAGTCGCGTGATTTTCGTAAAATTGAGGGGCGCATCACTTCCGGTTAAATTGTTTATGTTAAAAACAAGTTCGTCTGCTGCGAAATGCCCAAGTTCTACTGTGTTGCGGAAGGATGTACGTCAGATACGAAAAAGAAGGGAAGATACGGATTCATGGCTGATGTGAAATTCTTTCCATTTCCTACACCTAAACAGCCCAAACTCCGCAGAAAATGGCTTGAACTGTTATGGCGCCGTGATTTCAACCCCTCACGTCACGACAGATTATACTCCAGACATTTTGTAGATGGTGAACCAACAGCACATCATCCTTACCCCGAGCTTTTTCGGTATAACAACTACAAATGTTTGCAGGGAACCCAGGGAACGTCTTCTATCGAGAAAAGATTAGTTAATCAGCAGAACCTAAGTACAGATGCTGATGATATTGGCGACGATACGTCCAATACAACGTCTCCTTTACAGGTATGTACTCGTAATTAAGGTTTGAATAGTGTATTCTATTTGCAATTATTAATTCTTGATTCTAAAAGTGATTGCCAAGCTGCAGTGACGATTTTATACTGTAAATTTtagaacttttaaaaatacttttacAGGATGATGAAGGGGTAACACTTTTCCCCCTCCCTGTTGAAAGTGAAATTATTTTGCAATCCATTCCATCAGTTGAACAAATGGCAAGTATGTTGACTTATGCACTTGAACTATCAACAGCTCTTATAAATGCATAACTTTTCACTATATTGATAAATTTCCATTACATTCATTCAGTGCCTCATGATTGTGAAAAGTGTACTGTCAGCACTTAAATTATCAACAGCTCTTATGAATGCATAACTTTTCACTAAATTAATAGATTTCCATTACATTTATTTAGTGCCCCATGATCATGAATATTGTACTGCCAGTGTTCAAGTTCATTCACAAACCTCTGATGTACAATGCCAGACAGATTTAACACTGCAAGACTTGGAGGATTCTGAGGCTGAGCTCAAGCACTTGCGAGAGACCTTTAAGGACAAAGAGGACTTGAGGCGGTACCTATCTGTTGCGAAGATGACAGAAAGTGATAGCTCTGTGAAGAGTTACTTTGGTCTTCCATCTGTACTGACCCTTTTTGGAATCtttggtgtgtgtgtatatatatatatgtatatatatatatatatatatatatatatatatatatatatatatataaatgtaagactccaaagtgcgatggtcacgccaaaccccgatggtgtgacacgccaaagtgcgatggtccacactcatgtgccaaagtgcgatggtctgacacgtcaaagtgcgatggtgtgacacgccgaaatccattgtTTTTTGTAAAcgacagtgttttggtacagactgtaccaaccgtatgttgtttcactaaaatatcagtgcaaaatccatgcatataAGATAagttcaatttatttcatttccatctagttgtcgtgttattaaacacaaaactttccaacgcgaaatcatatagaatgttttgcGTTATAACATATTCCCAggattttattacgtgtacgtcacaagtaaaaaatgatcatgaatcaaagaatgtttgggcgaaatagatagttcgacaacaaatgtactttgctgTTCTCACTATATCCTCAACCTTGTAtaccttgccgttgctgtcgtccgtgttgcatttcttcggtttcattttgaaagacgttaagaatgacatcacaatgacgtgacgtcacaaacgttactgaactccgcaccatcggactttggcgtgtTGGCATCcttaacgttaacaaaccatcgcactttggcgcagatcATCgtactttggcgtgaccatcgcactttggagtggccatcgcactttagagtcttatatatatatattatatatatatatatatatatatatatatatatatatatatatatatataatatatatattatgcaatGTATTTACTTTATGcaatgtatgtattatatacatACTTAGGCCAAAttatatgttggtttccactttcacctcaaaatatttaagggtcggtaggtaggtcatgtttttttttattttataggttgaattattatatgataaatcaaaacatttcttcttccactgtactgtaaacaaaaactgtttctgtgttttggaataTGTCTTGTATTAGTGCATAATTAATAACTgaataagtaaataaatatactcttgttgtagtgatgacatttccaaaatctgtgagaatgaGTTAAAATGTGTTAGAagtcgggaaagtggaaaccaacacgtattttttttttttttttttgcttataATAGACATGgtagataaaacaaaattacacAGTGAGGTAGTATTGGATTTTTAGTATGCTTTTATTCTAGCCACAAAATTTaccaaaatgaattaatttgaaTAAAGTAAGTtagtaatttatttattatagtgacatgtgttttaaaatacaatatttcacaACATTTTACAAAGCACATAAATTATTGAACACCCGGCCCAAACGGACCTATGTCACTTTGAATCAATATATATAAGTATCATAACATTATATCTGCATTACTCTTCCTGTTATATATGCACAGAGAACTAcatttataaacaagaggcccacaggccttgtCGATCACCTgtcctgagtattagttaaaagtatcacaagccccaagggctatgaaattaaaaaaaaaatcatattctgaatatctaagctaaattctaaggATCCAGGGAAGCAGAAGTCCTGAAATACACAACTTATGACCCAAAGTTGCTTTATAcccaatttgaaaagaattagaatggtagatgtcaaaaagttaaaa
Above is a genomic segment from Ostrea edulis chromosome 3, xbOstEdul1.1, whole genome shotgun sequence containing:
- the LOC130053568 gene encoding uncharacterized protein LOC130053568, whose translation is MPKFYCVAEGCTSDTKKKGRYGFMADVKFFPFPTPKQPKLRRKWLELLWRRDFNPSRHDRLYSRHFVDGEPTAHHPYPELFRYNNYKCLQGTQGTSSIEKRLVNQQNLSTDADDIGDDTSNTTSPLQDDEGVTLFPLPVESEIILQSIPSVEQMAMPHDHEYCTASVQVHSQTSDVQCQTDLTLQDLEDSEAELKHLRETFKDKEDLRRYLSVAKMTESDSSVKSYFGLPSVLTLFGIFAILDKTTPTLMYWKGGSGAKNARATNPYKKS